A single genomic interval of Camelina sativa cultivar DH55 chromosome 11, Cs, whole genome shotgun sequence harbors:
- the LOC104726476 gene encoding mitochondrial uncoupling protein 2 yields MADFKPRIEISFLETFICSAFAACFAELCTVPLDTAKVRLQLQRKIPTGDGDNLPKYRGSIGTLTTIAREEGISGLWKGVIAGLHRQCIYGGLRIGLYEPVKTFLVGSDFIGDIPLYQKILAALLTGAIAIIVANPTDLVKVRLQSEGKLPAGVPRRYAGAVDAYFTIVKLEGVSALWTGLGPNIARNAIVNAAELASYDQIKETIMKIPFFRDSVLTHLLAGLAAGFFAVCIGSPIDVVKSRMMGDSTYRNTIDCFIKTMKTEGIMAFYKGFLPNFTRLGTWNVIMFLTLEQVKKVFLREVLYD; encoded by the exons ATGGCGGATTTCAAACCAAGGATCGAGATTTCGTTCCTTGAAACCTTCATTTGCAGCGCTTTCGCTGCTTGTTTTGCAGAG TTATGTACAGTACCGTTAGACACAGCCAAAGTAAGGCTTCAGCTTCAAAGAAAGATCCCTACTGGAGATGGTGATAATTTACCCAAGTACAGAGGCTCAATTGGTACACTAACTACCATAGCAAGAGAAGAAGGTATTTCTGGGCTTTGGAAAGGTGTCATTGCAGGACTTCATCGTCAATGCATCTATGGTGGCTTAAGGATTGGGTTATATGAGCCT GTCAAgacttttttggttggaagtgACTTTATTGGTGATATTCCATTATATCAAAAGATTCTTGCAGCTTTGTTAACTG GAGCTATAGCTATTATAGTAGCTAATCCAACTGATCTTGTTAAAGTTCGGCTTCAATCAGAAGGAAAACTACCGGCTGGGGTTCCTAGGCGTTATGCAGGAGCTGTAGATGCTTATTTCACCATAGTGAAGCTG GAAGGAGTTAGTGCGCTATGGACCGGACTTGGTCCTAATATTGCTCGGAATGCTATTGTAAATGCTGCAGAGCTAGCTAGTTATGATCAAATAAAGGAG ACAATTATGAAAATTCCATTCTTCAGAGACAGTGTTCTAACTCATCTACTAGCTGGTTTAGCTGCAGGCTTCTTCGCTGTCTGTATTGGTTCTCCGATTGATGTG GTAAAATCTAGAATGATGGGTGACTCTACTTACCGAAACACAATTGATTGCTTCATCAAAACCATGAAGACAGAG GGGATCATGGCATTCTACAAAGGATTTCTCCCGAATTTTACACGGCTAGGAACCTGGAACGTCATTATGTTCCTCACACTAGAACAA GTGAAAAAAGTGTTTCTAAGAGAAGTCTTGTACGATTGA
- the LOC104726479 gene encoding neutral ceramidase-like isoform X2 — MTRRSVSIIKCTLFLLFLLKIKCVFTDSDYLIGLGSYDITGPAADVNMMGYANMEQVTSGVHFRLRARAFIVAEPFKKRIVFVNLDAGMASQLVTIKVIERLKQRYGELYTEENVAISGTHTHAGPGGYLQYILYLVTSLGFVHQSFNALVDGIEQSIIEAHENLRPGSMLINKGELLDAGVNRSPSAYLNNPAHERSKYEYNVDKEMTLVKFVDDQWGPVGSFNWFATHGTSMSRTNSLISGDNKGTAARLMEDWFGQKEGRVSYDVESHRRVSRILTDPHDQDVMEMASSLPSTGGKTVTRMSSVARRVRSGFRHADKPSFVSAFCQTNCGDVSPNVLGAFCIDTGLPCDFNHSTCGGKNEQCYGRGPGYPDEFESTRLIGERQFKKAADLFTKASEEIQGKVDYRHAFVDFSQLEVTIDGQNGGSEVVKTCPAAMGFGFAAGTTDGPGAFDFKQGDDQGNPFWRLVRNLLKNPTEEQVRCQRPKPILLDTGEMKQPYNWAPSILPVQILRIGQLVILCVPGEFTTMAGRRLRDAVKTVLKEGSNGGEFSIVIAGLTNSYSQYIATFEEYQVQRYEGASTLYGPHTLSGYIQEFKKLANDLLSGQTTDPGPQPPDLLHKQISLLTPVVADMTPIGTAFGDVISDVPRSAKFRKGTDVVTVQFRSANPRNDLMTEGTFALVERWLEGRKTWIPVYDDDDFCLRFKWARPFKLSTQSTASIEWRIPETATPGVYRITHFGSAKTPLSSIHHFSGSSSAFVVY; from the exons ATGACGAGGCGGTCTGTGTCTATTATAAAGTGCACATTGTTCTTGCTGTTTCTGCTGAAGATCAAATGTGTATTCACTGATTCCGATTATTTGATCGGACTTGGAAGCTATGACATCACGGGACCTGCAGCTGATGTCAACATGATGGGATATGCTAACATGGAACAAGTAACATCCGGTGTTCACTTCAGGCTCAGAGCTCGCGCTTTCATCGTGGCTGAGCCTTTCAAGAAAagaattgtttttgttaatctTGATGCTGGTATGGCCTCACAGCTTGTGACTATCAAAGTGATTGAAAGATTAAAACAGAG GTACGGTGAGCTTTATACGGAGGAAAATGTTGCAATTAGTGGAACTCATACTCATGCTGGTCCAGGGGGTTATCTCCAATACATTCTGTACTTAGTTACATCTCTCGGGTTTGTTCATCAATCGTTTAATGCTCTTGTGGATGGTATAGAGCAAAGTATCATAGAAGCTCATGAAAATCTTCGTCCCGGGTCCATGTTAATCAATAAAG GGGAGCTCTTGGATGCTGGTGTGAATCGTAGTCCCAGTGCATACCTTAACAATCCGGCACATGAGCGTagtaaatatgaatataatgtCGATAAAGAGATGACACTTGTCAAGTTCGTTGATGATCAGTGGGGTCCTGTGGGTAGTTTCAATTGGTTTGCAACTCATGGCACTTCGATGAGCCGCACAAATTCCTTGATCAGCGGGGACAACAAAGGCACTGCAGCACGTCTCATGGAAGACTGGTTTGGACAGAAAGAAGGTCGCGTGTCATATGATGTTGAATCTCATAGAAGAGTCTCACGCATACTCACAGATCCCCATG ATCAAGATGTAATGGAAATGGCGTCCTCATTACCGTCTACAGGCGGTAAAACCGTTACAAGGATGTCAAGCGTTGCTAGACGGGTCAGAAGTGGATTCAGACACGCTGACAAACCTAGCTTTGTCTCTGCCTTCTGTCAAACTAACTGTGGTGATGTTAGTCCGAACGTGTTGGGAGCCTTCTGTATAGACACAGGCCTGCCTTGTGACTTCAACCACAGTACTTGTGGTGGAAAGAACGAACAGTGCTACGGCCGTGGACCAGG TTACCCTGATGAGTTTGAGAGTACGCGCCTTATTGGAGAGAGGCAGTTCAAGAAGGCTGCGGATCTTTTCACTAAAGCCTCTGAGGAGATACAAGGAAAAGTTGACTACCGTCATGCTTTTGTTGATTTCTCTCAGCTTGAAGTGACGATTGATGGACAAAATGGAGGTTCCGAAGTGGTGAAAACATGTCCAGCTGCaatgggttttggttttgctGCAGGAACAACTGATGGACCTGGAGCATTTGACTTTAAACAAGGAGATGATCAG GGAAATCCTTTCTGGAGGCTTGTAAGGAACCTTCTCAAAAATCCAACTGAGGAACAGGTCCGGTGCCAGCGACCTAAACCCATATTACTTGATACCGGTGAAATGAAACAACCATACAACTGGGCG CCGTCGATATTACCAGTTCAGATCCTCCGCATTGGCCAGCTAGTGATTCTCTGCGTCCCCGGTG AATTCACAACAATGGCAGGGAGGCGACTACGTGATGCCGTGAAAACAGTGCTTAAGGAAGGCAGCAACGGAGGAGAATTCAGCATAGTCATAGCTGGGTTAACCAATTCATACTCGCAGTATATCGCCACATTTGAGGAATACCAAGTGCAGAGATATGAG GGTGCATCAACTTTGTATGGACCTCACACGCTAAGCGGATACATTCAAGAATTCAAGAAACTAGCAAATGATCTTCTATCTGGTCAAACCACTGATCCTGGTCCTCAGCCACCTGACCTACTTCACAAGCAAATAAGCTTACTAACACCCGTGGTTGCGGATATGACACCAATTGGAACTGCATTTGGAGATGTTATATCAGATGTTCCTCGCTCTGCCAAATTCAGGAAGGGAACTGACGTAGTGACGGTTCAATTCCGGTCAGCAAACCCGAGAAACGACCTGATGACGGAAGGGACTTTCGCGCTTGTTGAGAGGTGGCTAGAAGGAAGAAAGACATGGATACCTGTTTATGATGACGACGACTTTTGCCTCCGGTTTAAGTGGGCAAGACCGTTCAAACTAAGCACGCAGAGCACAGCGAGTATCGAATGGAGAATCCCTGAAACAGCAACACCTGGCGTTTATAGAATCACTCACTTTGGTTCAGCTAAAACACCTTTGAGTTCCATTCACCATTTCTCTGGTTCATCAAGTGCCTTTGTTGTATATTGA
- the LOC104726481 gene encoding uncharacterized protein LOC104726481 — protein MAMSLMNRAISRTETVGAFRLSLNLFRNFSAAPAASPPSSENPSSDANKPKRRKKKNLIEVAQFLPNWGIGYHMAKAHWNGISYEITKINLYKDGRHGKAWGIVHKDGLRAAEAPKKISGVHKRCWKYIPNLTKAAPATNSATVAADVQAA, from the exons ATGGCGATGAGCCTGATGAACAGAGCAATCTCAAGAACCGAAACCGTCGGTGCTTTCAGACTCTCGCTTAATCTCTTTAGGAATTTCTCTGCGGCGCCGGCGGCATCTCCTCCGTCGAGTGAAAACCCTAGCTCCGATGCGAATAAacctaaaagaagaaagaagaagaacttaatCGAAGTCGCTCAGTTCTTACCTAATTGGGGAATCGGATACCATATGGCTAAAGCTCACTGGAACGGAATCTCTTATGAAATCACTAAGATCAATCTCTACAAg GATGGTAGACATGGAAAAGCTTGGGGGATTGTTCACAAAGATG GATTGAGAGCTGCGGAAGCTCCAAAGAAGATAAGTGGAGTTCACAAACGCTGTTGGAAGTATATTCCAAATCTGACAAAGGCTGCTCCTGCAACAAACTCTGCAACCGTTGCTGCTGATGTCCAAGCTGCCTGA
- the LOC104728983 gene encoding LOW QUALITY PROTEIN: calcium-dependent protein kinase 11-like (The sequence of the model RefSeq protein was modified relative to this genomic sequence to represent the inferred CDS: inserted 2 bases in 1 codon), giving the protein MGMDIADIKENTSPLFCNCFKVASLTDEETILNPPVNVSNLKDRYALGEQLGCGQFGVVRVCSDKLTGERLACKSISKDSLVTQDDMNSLKLEISIMAKLAGRHPNVVNLIAVYEGEDSVHLVMELCAGGELFDRLEKYGRYSEFRARLLFKQLMQVVKFCHDSGVVHRDLKPENILMATMSSSSPIKLADFGLATFIKPGEKLGGTVGSPFYVAPEVLSGGYYNQAADVWSAGVILYILLSGVPPFWGETDSKIFDAVSTAXLSFSEEPWDHITSYAKDLIRGMLCLDPSQRLTADDVLAHSWWMEQLSESGYDDQDGFGCEGLENGGGCSFDGKQPESTSAAFSSTEVPSMPSFTFFSPGPANSDITETDGKLRDSSPKRSPDSSSQLERREEAGVNQTEAAGKSVKRRKRGNCSRMSGLHRKRNRTTGLGELDQLVVFVAVTE; this is encoded by the exons ATGGGTATGGACATAGCTGATATTAAGGAGAATACGAGCCCGCTTTTCTGCAATTGCTTTAAAGTTGCAAGCCTTACTGATGAAGAAACCATTCTAAACCCTCCTGTAAACGTTTCCAACTTAAAAGATCGATATGCGCTTGGGGAACAGTTAGGTTGCGGTCAGTTTGGTGTCGTAAGAGTATGTTCTGATAAGTTAACTGGAGAGAGGCTTGCTTGCAAGTCCATATCTAAAGACAGCCTTGTTACACAAGACGACATGAATAGTCTCAAACTCGAGATTTCTATAATGGCCAAGTTAGCTGGGCGGCACCCCAACGTTGTGAATCTCATAGCGGTTTACGAGGGGGAAGATTCCGTGCATCTTGTGATGGAACTATGCGCAGGCGGTGAGCTTTTTGACAGGCTCGAGAAATATGGAAGGTATTCCGAGTTCCGTGCTAGGTTGCTCTTCAAGCAATTGATGCAAGTGGTCAAGTTCTGTCATGATAGCGGTGTTGTCCACAGAGATTTGAAACCTGAGAACATTCTTATGGCCacaatgtcttcttcatctcctatCAAATTGGCTGATTTTGGTCTGGCAACCTTTATAAAGCCTGGGGAAAAGTTGGGCGGCACAGTTGGCAGTCCTTTTTACGTAGCCCCAGAAGTGTTGTCAGGGGGATATTATAACCAAGCTGCTGATGTATGGAGTGCAGGCGTTATTTTGTACATTCTTCTCAGTGGAGTACCTCCCTTTTGGGGAGAGACTGACTCAAAGATTTTTGATGCTGTCAGCACTGC GTTGAGTTTTTCTGAAGAGCCATGGGACCATATAACTTCATACGCCAAGGATTTGATCCGGGGGATGCTTTGTCTTGATCCTTCTCAAAGGTTAACAGCTGATGATGTTCTAGCTCACTCGTGGTGGATGGAGCAATTATCTGAATCAGGATATGATGATCAGGATGGGTTTGGCTGTGAAGGATTGGAGAATGGTGGTGGATGCTCTTTTGATGGGAAACAACCGGAATCAACCTCAGCTGCCTTCTCATCAACTGAAGTTCCCTCCATGCCAAGCTTTACCTTTTTTAGCCCAGGCCCAGCGAACAGTGACATCACTGAAACAGATGGAAAACTTCGAGACTCAAGCCCAAAGAGGTCACCAGATTCTTCTTCACAACTTGAGAGGCGTGAGGAAGCAGGGGTGAATCAGACGGAAGCAGCGGGAAAGTCagtaaaaagaaggaaaagaggaaACTGCTCAAGAATGTCAGGACTGCACAGAAAAAGGAACCGGACCACTGGACTAGGAGAGCTAGATCAGTTGGTGGTGTTTGTTGCTGTCACAGAGTGA
- the LOC104726479 gene encoding neutral ceramidase-like isoform X1, translating into MTRRSVSIIKCTLFLLFLLKIKCVFTDSDYLIGLGSYDITGPAADVNMMGYANMEQVTSGVHFRLRARAFIVAEPFKKRIVFVNLDAGMASQLVTIKVIERLKQRYGELYTEENVAISGTHTHAGPGGYLQYILYLVTSLGFVHQSFNALVDGIEQSIIEAHENLRPGSMLINKGELLDAGVNRSPSAYLNNPAHERSKYEYNVDKEMTLVKFVDDQWGPVGSFNWFATHGTSMSRTNSLISGDNKGTAARLMEDWFGQKEGRVSYDVESHRRVSRILTDPHGKHQDVMEMASSLPSTGGKTVTRMSSVARRVRSGFRHADKPSFVSAFCQTNCGDVSPNVLGAFCIDTGLPCDFNHSTCGGKNEQCYGRGPGYPDEFESTRLIGERQFKKAADLFTKASEEIQGKVDYRHAFVDFSQLEVTIDGQNGGSEVVKTCPAAMGFGFAAGTTDGPGAFDFKQGDDQGNPFWRLVRNLLKNPTEEQVRCQRPKPILLDTGEMKQPYNWAPSILPVQILRIGQLVILCVPGEFTTMAGRRLRDAVKTVLKEGSNGGEFSIVIAGLTNSYSQYIATFEEYQVQRYEGASTLYGPHTLSGYIQEFKKLANDLLSGQTTDPGPQPPDLLHKQISLLTPVVADMTPIGTAFGDVISDVPRSAKFRKGTDVVTVQFRSANPRNDLMTEGTFALVERWLEGRKTWIPVYDDDDFCLRFKWARPFKLSTQSTASIEWRIPETATPGVYRITHFGSAKTPLSSIHHFSGSSSAFVVY; encoded by the exons ATGACGAGGCGGTCTGTGTCTATTATAAAGTGCACATTGTTCTTGCTGTTTCTGCTGAAGATCAAATGTGTATTCACTGATTCCGATTATTTGATCGGACTTGGAAGCTATGACATCACGGGACCTGCAGCTGATGTCAACATGATGGGATATGCTAACATGGAACAAGTAACATCCGGTGTTCACTTCAGGCTCAGAGCTCGCGCTTTCATCGTGGCTGAGCCTTTCAAGAAAagaattgtttttgttaatctTGATGCTGGTATGGCCTCACAGCTTGTGACTATCAAAGTGATTGAAAGATTAAAACAGAG GTACGGTGAGCTTTATACGGAGGAAAATGTTGCAATTAGTGGAACTCATACTCATGCTGGTCCAGGGGGTTATCTCCAATACATTCTGTACTTAGTTACATCTCTCGGGTTTGTTCATCAATCGTTTAATGCTCTTGTGGATGGTATAGAGCAAAGTATCATAGAAGCTCATGAAAATCTTCGTCCCGGGTCCATGTTAATCAATAAAG GGGAGCTCTTGGATGCTGGTGTGAATCGTAGTCCCAGTGCATACCTTAACAATCCGGCACATGAGCGTagtaaatatgaatataatgtCGATAAAGAGATGACACTTGTCAAGTTCGTTGATGATCAGTGGGGTCCTGTGGGTAGTTTCAATTGGTTTGCAACTCATGGCACTTCGATGAGCCGCACAAATTCCTTGATCAGCGGGGACAACAAAGGCACTGCAGCACGTCTCATGGAAGACTGGTTTGGACAGAAAGAAGGTCGCGTGTCATATGATGTTGAATCTCATAGAAGAGTCTCACGCATACTCACAGATCCCCATGGTAAGC ATCAAGATGTAATGGAAATGGCGTCCTCATTACCGTCTACAGGCGGTAAAACCGTTACAAGGATGTCAAGCGTTGCTAGACGGGTCAGAAGTGGATTCAGACACGCTGACAAACCTAGCTTTGTCTCTGCCTTCTGTCAAACTAACTGTGGTGATGTTAGTCCGAACGTGTTGGGAGCCTTCTGTATAGACACAGGCCTGCCTTGTGACTTCAACCACAGTACTTGTGGTGGAAAGAACGAACAGTGCTACGGCCGTGGACCAGG TTACCCTGATGAGTTTGAGAGTACGCGCCTTATTGGAGAGAGGCAGTTCAAGAAGGCTGCGGATCTTTTCACTAAAGCCTCTGAGGAGATACAAGGAAAAGTTGACTACCGTCATGCTTTTGTTGATTTCTCTCAGCTTGAAGTGACGATTGATGGACAAAATGGAGGTTCCGAAGTGGTGAAAACATGTCCAGCTGCaatgggttttggttttgctGCAGGAACAACTGATGGACCTGGAGCATTTGACTTTAAACAAGGAGATGATCAG GGAAATCCTTTCTGGAGGCTTGTAAGGAACCTTCTCAAAAATCCAACTGAGGAACAGGTCCGGTGCCAGCGACCTAAACCCATATTACTTGATACCGGTGAAATGAAACAACCATACAACTGGGCG CCGTCGATATTACCAGTTCAGATCCTCCGCATTGGCCAGCTAGTGATTCTCTGCGTCCCCGGTG AATTCACAACAATGGCAGGGAGGCGACTACGTGATGCCGTGAAAACAGTGCTTAAGGAAGGCAGCAACGGAGGAGAATTCAGCATAGTCATAGCTGGGTTAACCAATTCATACTCGCAGTATATCGCCACATTTGAGGAATACCAAGTGCAGAGATATGAG GGTGCATCAACTTTGTATGGACCTCACACGCTAAGCGGATACATTCAAGAATTCAAGAAACTAGCAAATGATCTTCTATCTGGTCAAACCACTGATCCTGGTCCTCAGCCACCTGACCTACTTCACAAGCAAATAAGCTTACTAACACCCGTGGTTGCGGATATGACACCAATTGGAACTGCATTTGGAGATGTTATATCAGATGTTCCTCGCTCTGCCAAATTCAGGAAGGGAACTGACGTAGTGACGGTTCAATTCCGGTCAGCAAACCCGAGAAACGACCTGATGACGGAAGGGACTTTCGCGCTTGTTGAGAGGTGGCTAGAAGGAAGAAAGACATGGATACCTGTTTATGATGACGACGACTTTTGCCTCCGGTTTAAGTGGGCAAGACCGTTCAAACTAAGCACGCAGAGCACAGCGAGTATCGAATGGAGAATCCCTGAAACAGCAACACCTGGCGTTTATAGAATCACTCACTTTGGTTCAGCTAAAACACCTTTGAGTTCCATTCACCATTTCTCTGGTTCATCAAGTGCCTTTGTTGTATATTGA